CTAGGGAAGGCCTTGTGCATATGGAGCGAGGCCGTTTTGAGAAAAAAGACCAGCGGAAGATAGATGATCGAAGAAGTTGGAGTCTTGGATTCTCGAACAAATCGCGCCTGGCGCTGCTAAATACAGATAAAGGGTCTGCGGAACTTCGTTTGTCTGAGTTGGATAAGACTTTAAGTGAGGCAAGAGAAGCACTCAATAAAAACGCTGAGAGAGCTAATCTCTGGGAACGTCTGAGCTCGTACACCTGGGAACAGGTCAATGCACCATACTGGCAAAGACGTTTGGAAAGTGTGCAAGCTGATCTGGATGAACTGGAAAAATCGGGTGGCAACCTTGAAGTGGCCAGAAGTCGGTGGGATACGGCTAAAGAACACCTGAAAAAGATTCAGGAAAGCAAGGGGCAGCTTTTAACGAAGAAAGGGTCACTAGGGAACGATAAATCTCATGCTCAAGAACAGTTGGACAAATATCAGCAGCTAGCCGCCGCCGGAATGACAGATGGCGTCAGGCAATTGCTTCAATCAAGGGTGGGCGAGATTCGGTTAGATGATGCCCATCGACAAGCGAACTTTGAAAAAGCCATTGATGGTGAATTAGACAAGATACGTTCCTCTAAGAGCACAGCGGAGAATGTCGCAAACGGGATAATGGGGTCGTTCCGAGGAAAGGATAAATGGCAACCTATCACTGTTGACTGGCCTACAGGGCTGGAAGGATTGCAATATTATCTGGAACACTATACCTATATTGAGACGGAAGGGCTACCAGAGCTAATTGATCAGTTTAAAGAGCGATTGAACAAGCATGCCACTCAATCATTGGCTCGCATCAAGACAAAGCTTGAATCTGAAAGAGAAGATATTTTAGAAAGAATAGATACGATCAACCAGGTTTTGAAGCGCACTGAATTTAAACAAGGAAGCCATTTAAGGCTGGGTTCCAAGCGTGAAAAATATCCACATGTGCTGGAATTTGAGCGAAAAGTCAGAAGTGCACTGAGTCAAGCAACGAGTGATGACCATGAAGCTCGATTCAGGCTCTTGTCTGACGTGGTTGATATTCTTGATAAGGCGAGTGCACCGGGCACATCCACCAATGAAGAAAGCAAGAGGCTTCTGGACCCGCGTTATCAGATGTCATTTTTTGCTGAAGAGATTGACTCGCATACGCTTGAAGTTCGAGATGTGCTTGAATCAAGCAGTGGAAAGTCTGGTGGTGAGAAAGAGTCATTTGCTGGCACTATCGTTGCGGCAAGCCTTGCTTATGTATTAACACCGGATGGGTACGACAGGCCAATTTACTGCACTGTGTTTCTGGATGAGGCGTTTTCTAATACCGCAGAGGCTGTCAGTCGTCGAGTTATTAGAGTATTCAAGGAATTGCATATACACGTTAATTTGATTACGCCTTATAAAAACCTCAACCTGGCAAGGGAGTCTGCACGATCGCTACTTATTGCTGAGCGTGACTCAGCACTCCATGAAAGTCATTTGTGCGAAGTCACATGGGAAGAAATAGATCAGCGCATGGCTCATCAGAAGGAATCAGCCCAGTTAAAGGAAATAGCTGGTGAAATCGAGCTGAAAGAGTTGCGAAACACGGAAGTTGAGCCTAGTGATGTCTGAAACAAATAGTCGACCACCATGGGGGCTTCTCCAGCAAGATGCCGTTGAAGTACTGAAGGCTAAGTATTGGAATAATAGAAAGACTTTAAAGAGTTTGCTTATTGGTAAGACCGAATTTCCGATACAGATATCTCTGAAGCCGCCAAAAGGAAATGCAGCCCTGAATAATATCATTCATTTTCAGGAGTTTGTGGATTCCTGGAAGTCGTTTTGCGAACAGGCTGCATATGAGTCCATACAAGTTAACGTCCGTTGGGATACCGTAACATTTAGATCGCTTTCTGAGCAGAAAGTGCCAACCTATTTGACAATACCTGATATCAGCTCGCTTGCTCAAATGCTTGGTGATGAGGCAGGGAAACAGCTTAGAAACTGGCAGTCCAGAATTGCAAATATCTTTGATTCACTCTCCATAGAACTTGCTAAATGCACTGTCCACTCAATAAGGCCAACCTATGAGCGTGAATTGTTCTCCGTACTCATTTCGAATCTGGAAACCTTATCCGGTTTTAGTGATTCAGACATGCAATTGCTAGTTAAACTCATTCCTCAGTTTCACAAAGGCATGGGGAGTGGATGTTATTTAAGGGCTCTTCCTGTCATATTTGTCGATACCAAATTCATAGAGAAAAATCTGGGGTTTATTGAGTCAGTTACCGCAGCCATCATCGATTGCTCTGCAAAGGAAATGGGGCTTTTGAGTTGGCTGGATTGCAGAGATAAGCCAAAAGATTGGTTGTTAGTAAGGCCGTTGTGTAAAAACACTGCGGATTCCCTCGGAGGTCTGCCAGTGTTACGAATGTCGTCTGAAACATTATTAGGCTTCGAGTTGCCTGCTAAAAATATTCTTGTGATTGAGAATGAGCAGTCGTGCCTGTCTCTCGATAATATCCCTGACACGATCGCTGTGTCGGGAGGAGGCAAGAACGTTTCATGGATGAGGGCTGATTGGCTTGGCAATAAGCGAGTTGCCTATTGGGGTGATATTGATTCTGAAGGGCTTGCCATACTCAGTGATGTTCGCAGTAAGTTGAGTACGGTTATCCCGCTGATGATGGATTTGGAGACCGTTGAGGCCTACCGAGATAGGATGGTTGACGAGCCAGAATCGTTAGCTAGAGAGCCCGTTGCATTGACTGACCGGGAACTGATGCTCTTTAGAATGCTGCGCAATGGTGATTACGGCTGTACGCGTTTAGAACAAGAGCGTTTGCCGATGGATTTTGTCCACGAGAAAGTGCGGCAGTGGGCTGGCTAAGTGGGACTGTCATTAATTGCGTGTTTAAGGCATAACATGCCTTGCAAGACGAAGACCGCACCGCCGGTATTGCCGGTGATTCCAGCCGAGCTGCTTGAGCCGTTCGGCAATGGCTTGATGACGACTGAAGCCATCAATGCAGCGACGCTGGCCCTGAAGAACGCCTTGATTGAACGGGCGCTGGCTGGTTGCCCCTGGATTTTCCTGTCCACGGCCTACTTGTCATAAAACTGTCATATTTCGTACATTTTACTGTCACTAAATTGTCCTATTTTTCCTCCTGCGAACTACACTCTGATTTGACAACTCTGATTGATAACGGCTCTACGTCGACACGTCGAGTATCCCACAGGAGGGATTATGAAACTGATGCGTACCACTCTTGCCAGTGTTGTTGCGGCAACCTTTTCTCTGACGGCATTCTCTGCTTTTGCTGCTGCTAACCTCACCGGTGCCGGTGCGACATTCCCTGCGCCTGTTTATGCCAAATGGGCTGACTCTTATCAAAAAGAAACCGGTAATAAAGTTAACTATCAAGGCATCGGTTCTTCTGGCGGTGTAAAACAGATTATCGCTAAAACGGTAGACTTCGGTGCTTCTGATGCGCCGCTGGCTGACGACAAATTAGCACAGGATGGTTTATTCCAGTTCCCTACCGTTATCGGTGGCGTGGTACTGGCAGTGAACGTTCCTGGTATCAAATCTGGCGAATTGACGCTGGATGGCAAAACACTGGGTGATATCTACCTGGGCAACATCAAAAAATGGAACGACCCGGCAATCACCAAACTGAACCCGAATGCCAAGCTGCCGGATCAGGATATCGCTGTTGTTCGTCGTGCTGACGGTTCTGGTACCTCTTTCGTGTTCACCAGCTACCTGGCGAAAGTGAATGCTGAGTGGAAAGAGAAAGTCGGTTCTGGCTCTACCGTTAACTGGCCAACCGGTCTGGGCGGTAAAGGTAACGATGGTATCGCCGCGTTCGTACAGCGTCTGCCTGGTTCTATCGGTTACGTAGAATATGCGTATGCCAAGCAGAACAACCTGGCTTACACCAAACTGATTTCTGCCGATGGTAAGCCAGTTAGCCCGACTGAACAGAGCTTCAGCAACGCGGCTAAAGAGATCGACTGGAGCAAATCTTTTGCTCAGGATCTGACCAACCAGAAAGGCGCGGATGCGTGGCCAATCACGTCAACTACTTTCATTCTGGTTCACACCAAGCAGGATAAACCTGAGCAGGGCGCTGAAGTGTTGAAATTCTTCGACTGGGCGTTCAAGAAAGGTGGCGAGCAGGCAACTGCTCTGGATTACGCCACACTGCCAAAAGAAGTGGTTGAGCAAATCCGTGCTGCCTGGAAAACCCAGGTAAAAGACAGCAACGGTAAAGCGCTGTACTAATTATTGCATCAACAACGTATTGCATCGGCCGTTGTGTTGATAACCAGAGCGTGATGAGGTTATCGGGTTCTGGGAAATACGTAGTGGAATAACAAGTCGTATCGGGGCGGAGAGGCAATCATAACCTCTCTGCCTTTCATATGTAGTTAAAAATGAGAAGAGAGACGTATGGCTGAGTACAAGCCAACTATCAAAGCCCCGGGAAAATATGGCGATATCCTCTTCAGCACGCTGGTAAAACTGGCGGCGCTGGTCACGCTACTGCTCTTGGGAGGCATCATTGTTTCCCTGATTGTGGCGTCTTGGCCCAGCATCGAGAAGTTCGGTTTTGCCTTCTTGTGGACGAAAGAGTGGGATGCGCCCGCAGAACAGTTTGGTGCACTGGTGCCGATTTACGGTACCGTCGTGACCTCACTGATTGCACTCATTATTGCCATCCCGATTAGCTTCGGGATTGCGTTATTTCTGACCGAACTGGCACCCGCATGGTTGAAACGCCCGCTTGGCGTGGCGATTGAATTGCTGGCGGCCATACCGAGTATTGTTTACGGCATGTGGGGGCTGTTCATTTTCGCTCCGCTGTTTGCCGAATACTTCCAACAGCCGGTAGGCAACGTCCTGTCCGGCATTCCTATTGTGGGCGCACTGTTCTCCGGCCCGGCGTTCGGAATCGGTATTCTGGCAGCTGGCGTCATTCTTGCCATCATGATTATCCCGTACATTGCAGCGGTGATGCGTGATGTGTTTGAGCAAACGCCAGTCATGATGAAAGAGTCTGCTTACGGCATCGGCTGTACGACGTGGGAAGTGATCTGGCGCATTGTGTTGCCTTACACCAAAAACGGCGTAATCGGTGGAGTGATGTTGGGATTAGGGCGCGCCCTGGGGGAAACCATGGCGGTCACCTTTATCATCGGTAACACCTACCAGCTCGACAGCGCATCGCTCTATATGCCTGGTAACAGTATTACTTCTGCGTTGGCGAATGAATTTGCTGAAGCCGAATCGGGTCTGCACACGGCGGCGCTGATGGAGCTGGGCCTGATTCTGTTTGTGATTACCTTTATTGTTTTGGCGTGTTCAAAGCTGATGGTGATGCGTCTGGCAAAAAATGAGGGGGCGCGCTAATGGCTACATTAGGCATAGAACAAGAAGCCGAACTGGCACGCTCGCGGCGTAAAATGCAGGCCTGGCGTCGCCAGAAAAACCGCATTGCGCTGTTCTTATCCATGTCCACGATGGCATTTGGCCTGTTCTGGTTGATCTGGATCCTGTTCTCGACAGTCACCCGCGGCGTAGACGGTATGTCTCTGGCATTGTTTACCGAGATGACGCCGCCGCCGAATACGGCAGGTGGCGGACTGGCAAACGCCATCGTCGGGAGCGGATTACTGATCCTGTGGGCGACGCTACTGGGGACGCCGCTGGGCATCATGGCGGGTATCTATCTGGCGGAATACGGTCGTAAATCCTGGATCGCCGAAGTGATTCGTTTCATCAACGATATCCTGCTGTCAGCACCGTCAATTGTCGTCGGTCTGTTTGTCTACACGCTGGTGGTGGCAAAGATGCAGCACTTCTCCGGCTGGGCGGGTGTGATTGCGCTGGCGCTGTTGCAGGTGCCGATTGTGATCCGTACCACCGAGAACATGCTAAAACTGGTGCCGGATAGCCTGCGTGAAGCGGCTTATGCACTGGGTACGCCGAAATGGAAAATGATTTCTGCGATTACCCTGAAGGCATCGGTATCGGGCATCATCACCGGGGTGCTGCTGGCTATCGCGCGTATTGCTGGGGAAACCGCACCGCTGCTGTTTACGTCGCTGTCGAATCAGTTCTGGAGCACGGATCTGATGCATCCGATTGCTAACCTGCCAGTGACCATATTCAAATTTGCCATGAGTCCGTTTGTGGAGTGGCAACAGTTGGCCTGGGCAGGGGTTCTGCTGATTACGCTGTGCGTTCTACTGCTGAATATTCTGGCGCGTGTTATTTTCTCTGCTAAGAAGCATTAATTAGCGAAGAAATCGTAATTCGTTGAGAAACAGTAAATAAATTCAAGGCGTTGCCAGGCAGCGCCAGGAAAAAGAGAGAAGTCTTGATGAGTATGGCTACTGAGACATCCAACAAAATCCAGGTACGCGATCTGAATTTCTATTACGGAAAATTCCATGCGTTAAAAAACATCACGCTGGATATTGCCGCGAATCAGGTTACCGCGTTTATCGGCCCGTCCGGCTGTGGTAAATCCACGCTGTTGCGTACGCTGAACAAAATGTACCAGCTCTATCCTGAGCAGCGTGCTGAAGGTGATATTCTGCTGGATGGCAATAACATCCTGACGGATAAGCAAGATATCGCCCTGCTGCGCGCCAAGGTTGGCATGGTTTTCCAGAAGCCGACGCCGTTCCCGATGTCCATTTACGATAACATCGCGTTTGGCGTGCGCCTGTTTGAAAAGCTGTCTCGCGCCGATATGGATGAGCGTGTGCAGTGGGCGCTGACCAAAGCGGCGCTATGGCAAGAGACGAAAGATAAACTGCACCAGAGCGGCTATAGCCTGTCTGGTGGTCAACAGCAGCGTTTATGTATTGCACGCGGTATTGCGATCCGCCCGGATGTCTTGCTGCTGGATGAACCTTGTTCTGCGCTCGACCCCATTTCTACAGGCCGCATTGAAGAGCTGATCTCCGAGCTGAAAAAAGACTACACCGTGGTCATTGTGACTCACAACATGCAGCAGGCGGCGCGTTGTTCCGATCATACGGCGTTTATGTATTTGGGTGAGCTGATCGAGTTCAGCGATACTGATACCCTGTTTACTGCCCCACGGCAGAAACAGACTGAAGATTACATCACCGGCCGCTACGGTTGATTAGGAAGCATCATGGATAATCTGAATCTGAACAAACACATTTCCGGTCAGTTTAACGCCGAACTGGAGCATATCCGCACGCAGGTCCTGACAATGGGCGGGCTGGTGGAGCAGCAACTGACGGATGCTATCACCGCCATGCATAATCAGGACGCGGAGCTGGCTCAGCAGGTCATCGAAGGCGATGCCAAAGTTAACATGATGGAAGTGGCGATTGATGAAGCCTGCGTGCGCATTATCGCGAAACGTCAGCCTACCGCGAGCGACTTGCGTCTGGTGATGGCGATCATCAAAACCATCTCTGAACTGGAACGTATCGGTGACGTGGCGGATAAAATCTGTCGCACCGCGCTGGAGAAATTCTCCCATCAGCATCAGCCGCTGCTGGTTAGCCTGGAATCATTAGGGCGCCATACCGTGCAAATGCTGCATGACGTGCTGGATGCTTTTGCCCGTATGGATCTGGACGAAGCGATTCGTATTTATCGTGAAGATAAGAAAGTCGATAAAGAGTACGAAGGCATTGTGCGTCAACTGATGACTCACATGATGGAAGATTCCCGCACCATCCCAAGCGTGCTGACCGCGCTGTTCTGCGCCCGTTCTATCGAGCGTATCGGTGACCGTTGCCAGAACATCTGCGAATTTATCTTCTACTTCGTCAAAGGCCAGGACTTCCGTCACCTTGGTGGCGATGCGCTGGAAAAGTTGCTGGCGCAGAAAGATAAAAAAGCGGAAGAGTAAGTTCGTTCTTACGCTTATCATGCTAACGCCCTGCTTGCAGGGCGTTATTTTTTATCACGATTTAGTTTTAGCAGGATAGTGAATCAGATCGTGGAAGCGTGCTGTGGTAGCGGTAGGGTTGTAGTAGCGGTGTTCTCTGTCGGCGGCAAAGCGTAGGGCATCCCCAGCGGACAGTGAATGCGTCTGCCCATCAATGGTCATTTCCAATTGACCATCCAGCACAATAATATGTTCGATCACCCCGTTTTCATGCGCCGATGAGGTGCTGCTGGCACCCGCTGCCAACTCAATGACCAACAGATCAAAACGCAGTTTTTCGTCGAAGGGGAAAAGCGGCACAACGTGCATTCCCACCTCGCTTTCCCTGAATGCTGAACCTGTCCCTGATCGATACGTCACGTCTTCCGCTGCGAGCGTCGGTTCAATGAAAGTAGAGAACGCCACATTCATACCGGTTGCAATTTTCCACAAGGTGGCCACCGTCGGGCTGGATTCGCCCCGTTCTATTTGGCCCAACATCGCTTTGCTCACGCCCGTTTCTTCTGATGTGCGCGTGAGGCTCCAGTTTTTATCTTTTCTTAATATTTTCAAGGTTTTGCCAATGCGGCGGGTTAGCTCATCAGACATCAATATTGGCTCCTGCTTGTACGTTATAACGCACGCTGCTATGTTAACGCTTTCTGTGCGTTATAACGCACGACAAGAGTGAAGGTATACCATGCCTGCGTCATTTGCGCTAAAAGATGTCAGCTTTTCGACCCTTATCGCCGGTTTTGTTGCGGTGCTGGTGGGCTACACCAGTTCGGCTGCCATCATTTTTCAGGCGGCGGAAGCGGCGGGTGCCAGCGCGGTACAAATCGGTGGCTGGTTAAGCATGCTGGGGATTGCCCAAGGGCTGGCATCGATTAGCCTGTCGCTATACTACCGTGCGCCGATACTGGCCGCCTGGTCAACGCCGGGGGCAGCGCTGCTGGTTACCACCTTGCCGGGTACATCGCTCAATGAAGCGATCGGCGTGTTTCTGTTTGCCTCCGCGCTTATCTTTATCTGTGGGATCACCGGTCTTTTTGCCCGACTGATGAACGTCATTCCGCAAGCCATTTCTGCCGCAATGCTAGCGGGGATTCTGCTGCGCTTTGGTGCGGATGCCTTTCTTTCTCTGCAACAGGACTTCTGGCTGACTTTTGCGATGTGCGTGACCTATTTGCTCAGCCGTCGGCTGCTGCCGCGCTTTGCCATCGTGTTGACGCTGCTTGTTGGACTGCTGCTGGCCTTATTCCGAGGGCAAATTACGTTCTCTGATTCACCGCTGGTCTTCGCCGTACCTGAGTTTATTACGCCGCACTTTTCGTGGGCATCGCTGTTGGGCGTCGGTATTCC
The genomic region above belongs to Pectobacterium colocasium and contains:
- the pstC gene encoding phosphate ABC transporter permease PstC, yielding MAEYKPTIKAPGKYGDILFSTLVKLAALVTLLLLGGIIVSLIVASWPSIEKFGFAFLWTKEWDAPAEQFGALVPIYGTVVTSLIALIIAIPISFGIALFLTELAPAWLKRPLGVAIELLAAIPSIVYGMWGLFIFAPLFAEYFQQPVGNVLSGIPIVGALFSGPAFGIGILAAGVILAIMIIPYIAAVMRDVFEQTPVMMKESAYGIGCTTWEVIWRIVLPYTKNGVIGGVMLGLGRALGETMAVTFIIGNTYQLDSASLYMPGNSITSALANEFAEAESGLHTAALMELGLILFVITFIVLACSKLMVMRLAKNEGAR
- the pstS gene encoding phosphate ABC transporter substrate-binding protein PstS: MKLMRTTLASVVAATFSLTAFSAFAAANLTGAGATFPAPVYAKWADSYQKETGNKVNYQGIGSSGGVKQIIAKTVDFGASDAPLADDKLAQDGLFQFPTVIGGVVLAVNVPGIKSGELTLDGKTLGDIYLGNIKKWNDPAITKLNPNAKLPDQDIAVVRRADGSGTSFVFTSYLAKVNAEWKEKVGSGSTVNWPTGLGGKGNDGIAAFVQRLPGSIGYVEYAYAKQNNLAYTKLISADGKPVSPTEQSFSNAAKEIDWSKSFAQDLTNQKGADAWPITSTTFILVHTKQDKPEQGAEVLKFFDWAFKKGGEQATALDYATLPKEVVEQIRAAWKTQVKDSNGKALY
- the pstB gene encoding phosphate ABC transporter ATP-binding protein PstB, translating into MSMATETSNKIQVRDLNFYYGKFHALKNITLDIAANQVTAFIGPSGCGKSTLLRTLNKMYQLYPEQRAEGDILLDGNNILTDKQDIALLRAKVGMVFQKPTPFPMSIYDNIAFGVRLFEKLSRADMDERVQWALTKAALWQETKDKLHQSGYSLSGGQQQRLCIARGIAIRPDVLLLDEPCSALDPISTGRIEELISELKKDYTVVIVTHNMQQAARCSDHTAFMYLGELIEFSDTDTLFTAPRQKQTEDYITGRYG
- the phoU gene encoding phosphate signaling complex protein PhoU, yielding MDNLNLNKHISGQFNAELEHIRTQVLTMGGLVEQQLTDAITAMHNQDAELAQQVIEGDAKVNMMEVAIDEACVRIIAKRQPTASDLRLVMAIIKTISELERIGDVADKICRTALEKFSHQHQPLLVSLESLGRHTVQMLHDVLDAFARMDLDEAIRIYREDKKVDKEYEGIVRQLMTHMMEDSRTIPSVLTALFCARSIERIGDRCQNICEFIFYFVKGQDFRHLGGDALEKLLAQKDKKAEE
- a CDS encoding helix-turn-helix domain-containing protein, with product MSDELTRRIGKTLKILRKDKNWSLTRTSEETGVSKAMLGQIERGESSPTVATLWKIATGMNVAFSTFIEPTLAAEDVTYRSGTGSAFRESEVGMHVVPLFPFDEKLRFDLLVIELAAGASSTSSAHENGVIEHIIVLDGQLEMTIDGQTHSLSAGDALRFAADREHRYYNPTATTARFHDLIHYPAKTKS
- a CDS encoding benzoate/H(+) symporter BenE family transporter, whose translation is MPASFALKDVSFSTLIAGFVAVLVGYTSSAAIIFQAAEAAGASAVQIGGWLSMLGIAQGLASISLSLYYRAPILAAWSTPGAALLVTTLPGTSLNEAIGVFLFASALIFICGITGLFARLMNVIPQAISAAMLAGILLRFGADAFLSLQQDFWLTFAMCVTYLLSRRLLPRFAIVLTLLVGLLLALFRGQITFSDSPLVFAVPEFITPHFSWASLLGVGIPFFIVTMASQNAPGIATLKAAGYQVPVSPLITVTALIALILTPFGGFSVCIAAITAAICMGPDVHPDPKKRYLAAVAAGGFYLLAGVFGGSIGQLFTALPQPLIHAIAGLALLSTISGSLYRALLDEKQRDAAVVTFLITASGLTLWGIGAAFWGLIGGMMTWFILSVRENS
- a CDS encoding Wadjet anti-phage system protein JetD domain-containing protein yields the protein MSETNSRPPWGLLQQDAVEVLKAKYWNNRKTLKSLLIGKTEFPIQISLKPPKGNAALNNIIHFQEFVDSWKSFCEQAAYESIQVNVRWDTVTFRSLSEQKVPTYLTIPDISSLAQMLGDEAGKQLRNWQSRIANIFDSLSIELAKCTVHSIRPTYERELFSVLISNLETLSGFSDSDMQLLVKLIPQFHKGMGSGCYLRALPVIFVDTKFIEKNLGFIESVTAAIIDCSAKEMGLLSWLDCRDKPKDWLLVRPLCKNTADSLGGLPVLRMSSETLLGFELPAKNILVIENEQSCLSLDNIPDTIAVSGGGKNVSWMRADWLGNKRVAYWGDIDSEGLAILSDVRSKLSTVIPLMMDLETVEAYRDRMVDEPESLAREPVALTDRELMLFRMLRNGDYGCTRLEQERLPMDFVHEKVRQWAG
- the pstA gene encoding phosphate ABC transporter permease PstA produces the protein MATLGIEQEAELARSRRKMQAWRRQKNRIALFLSMSTMAFGLFWLIWILFSTVTRGVDGMSLALFTEMTPPPNTAGGGLANAIVGSGLLILWATLLGTPLGIMAGIYLAEYGRKSWIAEVIRFINDILLSAPSIVVGLFVYTLVVAKMQHFSGWAGVIALALLQVPIVIRTTENMLKLVPDSLREAAYALGTPKWKMISAITLKASVSGIITGVLLAIARIAGETAPLLFTSLSNQFWSTDLMHPIANLPVTIFKFAMSPFVEWQQLAWAGVLLITLCVLLLNILARVIFSAKKH